The Corvus cornix cornix isolate S_Up_H32 chromosome 26, ASM73873v5, whole genome shotgun sequence nucleotide sequence AGGCCCCTGGCTCTGCCACCCCAACCTCAGCTGGTCCCTGAGGGTTCCAGGTCTGGCCCCCACCCTGAAAACCCAACAGGTGCCTTGGCTGGTCCCTGGGGGCCTCTGGCACCACCTGCCCCCTTCCAAAACCCAGTGGATGCCTGAGCTCATCCCTGGGGTGGCCttggctctgcccctgcccccaACCCTGGCTGGTCCCCAGGGGGAGCCTGGCTCTCCCCTgcacccccctccccacccccataTTGCGTGAGATCTCCCAGGAAGGGGGAGTCCGGGTGGCCCCAGAGCCTCTGGGTGGGtgtggggtggtttggggtgtCACCTCGGGGTGCTGCTCACCGCCGTCTTGCGGGGAGGCCGCAGGCGGGCGGGGGGGGGTCCTGGTTTGCACCCCGTGGCAGCAGTTGGGGGGGATGCCCGTGCCACCCCCGCACCTGCAAAAGGGAGAGAAGCCgtagggaaactgaggcacggggaAGGGGcatcccctctgccctcccaaCCCCACTTCATCCTTACCTCTGGGGGTGGGGGTCCTCCCACCCACTGCTGGAGTCCGGGAAGACACCTTGGGCAGGGCAGTGGGCGCCGGGGAACAGCCGGAGGGGACAGGGGTGGTGGTGGCTCTGGCGTGGGGCTGGCGGGTGGGCGGGGGGCAGGGGACTGTGCCCCCCCTCACCCTAGGCTGCcctggggagagagggggagtTGGGGCACGGTCTAGGAGCCCCCTTGGCCATGGTGTCCCCGTCCCCTGGCCATCACTACCTGCTGTACCGCCCCGGGGGGCTCCGACCTGCCCCGGGcaccagccccctgcccctgggGAGGGCACGGCCGGGGGGGGCCCACACGGCTGGGAGGGAGCCCCCTGCCCCCAGAGGGTCCCTTCGGCGCTGCTGTGGAGTGACGGCTGGGGGGTACCTGGAAATAGAGggtggggacatggggacatcACTCAGTGAGTGCTCCCcatccacagggctgggggggtcGCGATGCCCCTTGGAGACAGGGGAGGCACGCACTGCCCCCCATCCAGGATGGGTTTGTGGGGGACTCTGGGTGTTCAGCTCGGGTGGGACACGGCCAGACTGGGACCCCTACCCCCGGGGGTCTCACCTACCTTGGGGACACTGGTGGCAGCAGAGGCACCCCGGGGCTTGGCgggggggcaggggctgggggcaggtCCCCGCGACTCCACGGTGGGCAGGAGCGCCCGCACCGGGCTGTCCTTCACCACGAAGGTCtggcggcgggggctgcggggggtGCCGGGGGGCGTGGCGCCGGGTCCCAGGGGGTCTCCGGGGGCGGGAGGGGGCAGGTGGCAcccctccagctgtgctgccaggcgTGTGGCCTCCCGCACCATCTCTTCCAGACGGGCCCCGCGCAGGGGACTCCAGCGCCCGTTGCCGCCCCCGTGCCGGCACCCCCCGCCCGGgctctcctcatcctcctcttcctcctggctGCGGATGGGGCGGGCAGAGGGGAAAAGGTGGTGTCAGCCCTGTTTCCCCTGCTGTGTCAGCCCCCAACGCCACTGCCAGGAAGTCATCCAGGATCCCGTCCCTGGGGTGACACgtccccagggacccccagaACCACATCTATGAGGGGGGCATGTCCACCGGACCCCCCAAGACCCTGTTCATGGGGTGACATGTCCCCTAGGACCTCATTTTTGGGGTGCCATGTCCCTCGTGACCCCCAGGACCCCAACTATGAGTTGCCACATCCCCCACAACCCCATCCATGGAGTAACACGTCCCCTAGAACATTGACAATGAGGtgccatctctccctgtcctccatgtCCCATCCTATTCCCCATGTCCCCAACTATACGGTGCCCTGTCCCCACTAACCCCCCCATACCTGTCAGATGGGGACAGCACGCCGAAGTCGAAGCTCTCCTCGGTGACAAATCGAACATCTGGGGGGACACTGAGGGTGAGCCCCAGCCGCCCCCTCACCCCGGGGGGGAAACACAGGGGACACGCAGCGCTGGTGCTGCCGTACCTCGGTCCTCGGCCATCTCCTCGGGGCACCGGGGCCACCTGCGGGAGCTGGGGGGTCACCACCGACCCCATCGGGGTCCCCCACCCCTGATCCTACCCGCCCCCTGTATCCCCAACCCCCCGCGGGGGCCCGGTGCCACCGGGCAGCGCGCGGGTGACGCGGCCGGTGCCAGGCGCCGCCGGGCTCGGTGCCACCGGCACGGGGACAGGGACGGCTCCGCCGGCGCCAGTAGGCGGGGATAACATCGGCGACCCCCGCCCGGGGAatccacagcccagcacccccagcctgcGTCCTCAGGGCCACAATGGGgagtcccagccctgcaccctgATCCCTGTGAGTCCCCAGTGCCACAACGGCGGTTCCCAGCCCCCATCGGGGGGGCCCCAGCCCAACACTGAGAGCTCCCAACACTGGGAGGTCGCAGCCCCACACCCGATCCCGGGGGATCCCCAGCGCCACATTTTGATCCTCAGGGGGTCACAGCCCCACaccctggggctccagccccacaCCCCGATCCCGGGGGGTCTCCAGCCCCACATTTTGATCCTCAGGGGGTTCCAGCCCCACACTAGGGGGCCCCATTCCCGTACCTAGGAGTCCCAGCCCTTCACCCCAATCCCTTGGGGACCCCAGCCCCACACTGAGGGGTCCCAGTCCTGCATCCCGATCCTGGAGGgtcccatccccatccctaGGCCTCCCAGCCCCTACGCGGGGGGTGTCAGCCCCATAACGGGGGGATCCCTTCCCCACACCCGGGGAACTCCCCAGCCACACACCCCCAGCCGGGAGTCCCAGTCCCACACTGGGGGGGTCCCAGCTCCAGACTAAGTGGGTTCCAGCCCCACCGACGAGTCCCAGTCCCACACCCCAACCCCTTGGCGACCCCAGCCCCACACTGAGAAGGTCCCAGCCCTCACGGGCGATCCAGGCCTCACCGCCCCATCCTTGAGGGTCCTCAGCCCCCACCAGGGGgtcccagcccctcaccccgACCCCACGTCACGCCACCCCCGCATGGGGCGGTTCATCCCCGCGCTCTGTGCCGCCTCTCCCCCCgatctccctgcagcctccccccTTCCCGGGGGTCCCGCTGTCGCCGCTgccccccgctcccctccccacctcacCGCCCCCGGCTCCCGCTCGTCGCGCGCGCCGAGGAGGCGTGGCCCAGCGGGGGGGGCGTGGCCTCGTTCGAATTCCCCCTCCCCTTGCGGCTCAATCGCGGCGCGCCCGCCCCGGCTTCCGATTGGTCCGCGCCCTTTAAACCGCCACTCTGACTGGCCCGTCCCCTCGCCCTCGGCCTCGCTGATTGGCTCTCCCCTCTCCCGCGCCCCGCCTCCCATTGGTGCCCGCCGGGCTAGGGGCGTGGCCCGGAAGCGCGGGGTCCTTCCGCCGCCGGTGCCGCCGCAGCATGGCCGCCGTGCCGCCCGACTCCTGGCAGCCGCCCACCGTTTCCATGGAGACCACGTAAGGGCGGGGCCTTGTCCCGGTACCGGCACTGTCGCGGGAGGCCCCGCACACCCCTGGTCCCGCCCCCTTCCGCGGCACCGGGAGTACATCGGTGTccgccccctccctccccggTTCCGGGCAGCCCCCGGTGTTCCTGAGTCCGCGGTCCTCCCGGTACGGGGCAGTCCTCAGTGTCCGTGAGCTCCCGGTGCCGGGCAGACCGTGAACTCCACAGATGCTAAGAAGCTTCCAGTGTATCCCGGAACGGGACAGCTCCGTTATCCCCCAGTATCAACCAATCCCGGTGTCCGCCCCGGCACTAGAGAGCCCCTGGTCCCCCTCCGGTGTCCCCCATGGTGTCCGTAACCCCCAGCCCCCCTCAGTACGAGGCAGGTCCCAGTGACCCCGTGGTGTCCCGTTAGCCCCGGTGTCTCCCGGTACCGCACAGAAGCAGCCGGTCCGGGCTGTTTCCCCTGGTACCAAGCGCCATCCGTGTCCTCCGGGGCTCCCATtatcccccagcccctgcagcccccattGCCCACCCCCTCTCACCCCTGTGCTCCCTGTCCCTGACTGACCCTGccgggggggagggggggtcaCGCTGAGGTGTTTCCTGGTACCCTTCCCGTTCCTGTTCCCATTCCCCGTGTTCCCATTTCCCATTCCCAGCGGGgcctgctggtgctggagctgtaCTGACAGCATAGCCTCCTGACTTGGGTCTGAAACTGGGGCTGGGGGTCGCAGTGGGCCTGTCAGTCGCTGCAAGAACTGACCCCCAGATGGAAGGCTTCACAGCAGGGTGACCCCATCTCCTGTTTCCATTCCCAGTTGTGTTCCCCATCCCCAGTGCCATTCCTGTTCCCGGTTTTCCCATTCCCAGGATGGGCCCACCTGTGCTGGAGCTATACTGGCAGACAAAGCCCCTAGCTTTGGTCTGAAACTGGTTGTGGGAGTCACAGTGTGATGACCCTGTTTCCAATTCCCATTCCCGGTGCTGTTCCCATTCCCAGGATGGGCCTGCCAGTGCTGGAGCTGTACTGGCAACACAGCCCCTGGCTTTGGTCTGAAGCTGGGGATGTGGGTATCACTTTGAGATGACCCCgtttccttttcccattcccattctGGGTGCCCTTCCTGTTCCTATTCCCTGTGTTCCCATTCCCAGGATGGGCCCACTCGTGCTGGAACTGTACTGGCAACATGCTCCCCGTACCTGCAAGAACTTTGCTGAGCTGAGCCGCCGCGGGTACTACAACGGCACCAAGTTCCATCGCATCATCAAGGACTTCATGGTGCAGGGAGGCGATCCCACGGGTACCGGTGAGCACAGGCCCCTGAAATCTCCCCGGGACTCTCCCCGGTGCCAGCGGATCCTGCTGACCCCCGAATCCCCCTGCAGGCCGTGGTGGTGCCTCCATCTATGGGAAACAGTTCGAGGACGAGCTGCACCCTGACCTGAAGTTCACTGGtgagcagggccagcactggGAGAACACTGGAGGGGCACCCCGGGGACCCCCAGGACCCCACCTATAGGGGGGCAGGACCCCTGGGAACACACCCATGGGATGGGATGTCCCCTGAGTCCTCATCCATGGGGTGACATGAGTCCCAGGACTCCAGTCATGGGGTGACATGTCCCGAGGAGGCTGGTCATGGGATATGTCCTCCAGGACCCTGGCCATGAGGTGGCATGTCTCCCCTGTCCCCCAAGACCTCGTCTATATGGTGACCAGTCCTCTGTGTCCCCCAGAACCCCATCCATGGAGTGACATGACCCCCAGGAGCTTGGCCATGGGATGCCCTGTCCTCTGTTTCCCCATTCCTGGGGTGACGTGTCCCTGTGTCCTACAGACACCAGGATCCTGGCAATGGCCGGTGTGGGGCTGGACACCAACAGGAGCCAATTCTTCCTCACTTCCCCTAAGACCTCTCCATTGGGTGACATTTTTCCCATGATGCCAGGGCCTCAGCCATGGGATGACATGTCCATGAGACCCCATCCATGGGGTGGCATGTCCTCCATGTCCCCCAggaccccatccctggagtggCATGTCCCCCAAGACCCTGACCATAGCGTGGCATGTCCCTCAGGGTGCCAGGACCCTTGGCCCATGTCCCACAGGCACTGGGATCCTGGTGATGGCCAATGTGGGGCTGGACACCAATGGGAGCAAGTCGTTACTGATGTCCACTGTGACCCCTCGATCGGGTGACAGGTCCCCCAGGAGCCTGGCCATGGAGTGAAATGTCCCAAGGATCGCAGCCGTAGGATGATGTCCTCCAGGATCCCAATCTTGGGGTGACATGTGTCCCATGATTCCGGGATCTTGGCCATGAGATGACGTCCCCCACGGGATGACGTCCCCCATCATGCTGTGGGGTGGCATGTCCCCTATATCCCCACCCATGAGATGAcatgtccccgtgtcccccaggTGCCGGGATCCTGGCAATGGCCAATGCAGGGCCAGACACCAATGGAAGCCAATTTTTCCTGACCCTGGGCCCAGCACAGTGGCTGGATGGGAAGCACAGCATTTTCGGGAGGGTATGCCAAGGAATGGGGGTGCTGGGGCGCCTAGCCATGGTGGAGACCAACTCCCAGGACCGACCCCTCGACGATGTCAAGGTCATCAAGGCGTATCCCTCGGGGTAGGGGGTGGGGGGTACCCTCTCCAAATTGTACTGCTCGTTTGTAATAAAAAAGGTTGGATGTGGTGGGGCCCCCCCCAGAGTGGTGGTTTTTGGGGGAGGCTGTGGGGAAGGTGTCTTTGGCATGGTGGGGGTCAGGGGGGTTGTGAGCCTTCCCAAAAGGGGTTTGTGGGTGCCCTTGCAGGGGAGGGTGTCTCTCCCTTGGGACATGGAGCGGCAGCCAGACTGGAGTGGCCCCAGTTACTGGGGGCAGAGTGGGTGCCAGAGACCCAAATTTACCCCTACTGtgttgtgtctgtgtgtccccaAAGTGTCCTGGGACCCCCGCAGATTGTTCCCCCACCATGGACCTGTTGGATCAGTGAGCTTTGAGTGGAAAGGGGGGGATGGTGCTGTCCCCCCAGAGTGGGCTCCCCACACAGCACTGGGGACCCCCAAACTGGCAGTGGGGTcctcctgccagcacacagTGGGTTCCCCCAGTGGGTTCCTCCCCTGGCGCTGGGTGACCCCCCAGCACTGGGTGTCCCCTCTGGCTCTTGATGTCACCTAGTGCAGGACTTGGGACAgtactgggagctgctgggtgttACTGGGAATGGTGCGGGGGTGATACTGGGAGCTACTGGGGGAATAGCAGGGGACTGGGGGACTCTGCATCTGCAGTTGATGGGGCTGTGGGGATACTGGGGGGGTTCTGACTAAGGGGAACTAGGGCAATTGGGGGCTCATCCTGGGGAGTGGGTGGTACCGAGAGTGTCACTACAGCACAGGGGGGCGCCCTGGGAGTACCGGAGGAGTGCTGGGGTACCAGGGAGCGGGCACCGGGGGGTCGGTCTGGGGGTGATCCCGGGGCAGTACCAATGGTCCCTGGTGTACCGGGGTCTGGAGGCAGCCTCGGGGGCAATCCCAGGGCAGTAGCGGTGGTCTAGGGGCGAGCCCGAGGCTGATCCTTGGTACCGGCATCCGGGGGGTACTGGGGATGGGGAGGCGGCACCAGGCGCCTGAGGGTGATGCCGGGGATCTGAGGGCTATCCCGGGGACAGTACCGGGGGTCCGGGGCGGTACCGGGAATGAGGAGGCGGCCCCGCGGGCGATGCGGGGGAGATGCCGGTGGTCAGGGGAGGTACCAGGGATTTGGGGTTGATCCCGGGGCGATACCGGGAATCTGGGAGGGATCCCGGCGACAGTACCGGGCTTCCAGGGGGAAACCGGGCTATGGAAGCGGCTCTGGGGATGGTGCGGGGGGCCATCCCGGGGATCTGGGGGCGATTCCGAGACGGAACCGGGGCGGTCCCGGGGATTTGGAAGTAGGCCCGGAGGCGGTGCGAGGGTAGATCCCCGGAATCTGGGGGTGATCCCGAAAATTTCGGGGTGGTCCCGGGGGCAGCATCAGGGGTTCGTGGCGGTACCGGGGAAGGGGAGGCGGCCCCGAGGGCGATCCCGGAGGCGGTGCCGGGGATCTGGAGGCGATCCCAGGGGCGGTCCCGAGCCGGTCTCGGTCTCCCCGCTAGCGGTCCCAAAGAAGACCGGGGCAGTCCCTCGgtgcggggcgggggccgggaCCGGGAGCGGGCGGTGACCGGGTCCCGGGCGGTGACAAAGGCGGTCCCGGTCTCCCGGCGGGCGGTCCCGAATAAGACCCCGGGCAGTCCCTcggtgcggggccggggccggtgccggtgccgggaGCCCCGGGCGGTGCCAAGGGCGGTCCCGGGGCGGAGCCGATCGCGATcgcggtgccggtgccggtgtcGGGGCAGCGGCGGAGCCCGGGGTATGGCGGGCCTGGGTGTCCCGGAATCGGgcgccggccccggccccgtcCCGGCCACCCGCGTGGAGCTCACGGTGTCCTGCAGGTAGCGGAGCCGTGGCGGGAGCCGGCATCGGGCGGGGGGGGGGCGCGGCGAGGCgctgggaggcactggggaGCAGCGGCAGCTGGCGTTGGAAGATGCTGGGAGGCACGGGGTTGCACTGTGGTGTAGGGGTAGCTGGCGTTGGAGGGTGCTGAGATGCAGAGAGGCGCTGGGAAGCACTGGGGAGCGGCGGCAGCCGGCGTTGGAGGGTACTGGGATGCATTGGGAGGCACTGAGATCCCTTGGGATGCATTGGGAGGCATTGGAGAGTTGGGAGCAGCTGGCGCTGTAGGGCACTGGGTTGCACTGGAACGCAATGAGATGCATTGGGAGGCATTGGGAGGCACTGGAGTGCCGCAGCTGCTGGCGTCGAAGGGTGCTGGGGTGCACTGTGGTGCACTGTGATGCACTGAGATCCCCTGGGATGCACTGGGAGGCACTGGAATGCACCGGAGAGTGGGAGCAGGTGGTGGTGTGAATTGCTGGGGTATACTGGAATGCTCTGAGATGCCCTGGAAGGCAGCGGGAGACACGAGGGAACGGGGAGCAGTCGGCGTTTTAGAGTACTGGGAGGCACGGGGAGGCACTGGAGAGCAAGGCCGCTGGCGTTGGAGGCACTGAAATGCACTAGGAGGCACTGGGATTCACTGGGAAACGCTGGAATGTGCTGGGAGGCATTGTGGAGCATGGGGAGCACAGGTGTCGGGTATGGGGACAGAGGGGCACTGGGTGACCCAAAGGTGTTGTGGGTGCGGGGCCCTGAGGGGAGTGGGGGTCACGGGGGGGGCATTTGGGGGTCTCTGGGGCCGGGGTTGCAGGGGGGTCAGGTTGGACCCTGTGTCCCCTGCACCCGCTGTTACTCCTTGCCCACCCTGAAACCCCTGAATACCCGGCCCCCACTGCACCCCCTGtagcccctgcccaccctgcacCCCCTGTACCCTCTCTCTGCAACCTGGGGTCCCGCTTTGGTGTCCTGACACGTGGCACTCTAACATGTGTCATGCTGTGCACCCTGTGCAGATGTGTCTGTGCACCCCAACATGTGTTGTGGGGCACATCTGGCAGTGCACCCCAACACCCAGCCATGCTCACCAACGCCCTGTTGTGCACCCCGATACACGGGCCCCCAGCGCATGGCCCCCCAAAATGTGTCAGTCATGCTTTGCACCCCAGTCCGTGtcctggggcacagctggctgtGCACACCCTGCCACGCACCCTGTCACACAACTGGGCACAACCCGACACGTGGCTGTGCACCCCAACGTGTTCTGGGGCACACCTGGCCGCATAAGGGCTACACACAgtcacaggcacagccaggtgctcacactcacactcacactcacactcacactcacactTCCCGCTGCccccccaggcagctcctggacagggacaccttctccAAGTCGGACCCACGTGA carries:
- the PSRC1 gene encoding LOW QUALITY PROTEIN: proline/serine-rich coiled-coil protein 1 (The sequence of the model RefSeq protein was modified relative to this genomic sequence to represent the inferred CDS: inserted 1 base in 1 codon), which codes for MAEDRDVRFVTEESFDFGVLSPSDSQEEEEDEESPGGGCRHGGGNGRWSPLRGARLEEMVREATRLAAQLEGCHLPPPAPGDPLGPGATPPGTPRSPRRQTFVVKDSPVRALLPTVESRGPAPSPCPPAKPRGASAATSVPKVPPSRHSTAAPKGPSGGRGLPPSRVGPPRPCPPQGQGAGARGRSEPPXGGTAGQPRVRGGTVPCPPPTRQPHARATTTPVPSGCSPAPTALPKVSSRTPAVGGRTPTPRGAGVARASPPTAATGCKPGPPPARLRPPRKTAVSSTPR
- the PPIL1 gene encoding peptidyl-prolyl cis-trans isomerase-like 1 isoform X1; translation: MAAVPPDSWQPPTVSMETTMGPLVLELYWQHAPRTCKNFAELSRRGYYNGTKFHRIIKDFMVQGGDPTGTGRGGASIYGKQFEDELHPDLKFTGAGILAMANAGPDTNGSQFFLTLGPAQWLDGKHSIFGRVCQGMGVLGRLAMVETNSQDRPLDDVKVIKAYPSG
- the PPIL1 gene encoding peptidyl-prolyl cis-trans isomerase-like 1 isoform X2, with protein sequence MAAVPPDSWQPPTVSMETTMGPLVLELYWQHAPRTCKNFAELSRRGYYNGTKFHRIIKDFMVQGGDPTGTGAGILAMANAGPDTNGSQFFLTLGPAQWLDGKHSIFGRVCQGMGVLGRLAMVETNSQDRPLDDVKVIKAYPSG